CCGGCGTCAAGATCGAGCAGGCCATCGTCGAGCGCCGGCCGGGGCAGTATCTCTACCAGAGCGGCGACACCTACTTCGTCATGGACAACGAGACGTACGAGCAGTTCCCGGTGCCGCGCGAGATGTTCGGGGAGCAGATCCGCTTCCTGAAGGAGAACATGCCGGTCGACCTGGTGCTCCACGAGGGGCGCGTGCTGGGCGTCCACATGCCCAACGTGGTCGAACTGCGCGTGGTGGAGACCGAGCCGGGCGTGCGCGGCGACACCGCCAGCAACGCCACCAAGAACGCGCGCCTGGAGACCGGCGTCAGCGTCCGGGTGCCGCTCTTCGTCGAGAACGGCGACCTGCTCAAGATCGACACCCGGACGGGCGAGTACATCAGCCGCGCCTAGCGCCGTGCGGGCGCGCCTCCGGCCGTCCGCGCCGCTTTCGCATGCCGGCGGCCAGCTGGCCGGCCGCGGATGGACTGTGAGCAATTGGCCCCTCGTTCCGCCCCGGCCCACCGCCTTCCGCGGGGATACTAGCCGCCGAGGGCGGAGCGAGGGGGTGGAAGAAGGCCATGGAGGAGCTGCAGGCCCGAATCGCCTACCTGCACGGGCTGGCCAACGGGCTGGAGCGGGTCGACGGGCAGCAGACGGCGGAGCTGATGCGCGGCATCCTCGACGTCCTCGACGGCATCGCCGGCGAGCTGGAGGCGCTGCGCGAGGACACCTCGGAGCTGGACGAGTACGTCCAGAGCGTCGACGAGGACCTGGCCCAGGTGGAGAACGAGTTCTGGAGCACGCCCGGCGGGGAGTCCGAGGCCGGGGAGGAGGCCGCCACCTCGGTGGAATGTCCCAACTGCGGCCTGGTGCTCGAGTTCCAGCCGTCCGACTTCGCCGACGAAGAGGGCCGCGTCGAGCTGATCTGCCCCAACTGCGGCGAGAACATCCGCCTGGAGCGGGACGAGCGGCAGGGCGGCGCGCGCCGGGGCGCCGGCGAGGCCGCGCACGAGGCGGGCGGCCCGCCGGGCGGGCGCGACGGGCGTGACGGCCCGGCGGGCGGCGGACGCGGAGGCGGTCGCGCGCGCATGCGGGCCGGCGGGCAGCGCGAGCGCGCGAGCCGCGTCACCGTCGTCGAAGACCAGCGCGGATAGGGAGCCATGAGAGCCCGCGAGCCGGCCCGCCCCCGGGGGTCCCGCCGGCCGCGCTCTGCCTGCCCCCGTCCCGCACCGCGCCGGGCGGCCGGCCCCTCGTCGCGGGCTCCGGTGCCGGCCGGCTCTAAGGGTTCTCGCCCGGTTTCCCGGGCAGATACTCCACCATCACCCCTCTTCCCAAGATGCGGGTGACGGGACCTGTGAAGACCGCTCCCACCTCTGTCGCGTGCATTAAGCCCTGCACCATTTGAGTGGCTTTGTTGATGGCTTCCGTGGTTTTGGCAAGGATATAGACCGTGCCGTCTTGCTCAACGTCAATTT
This Bacillota bacterium DNA region includes the following protein-coding sequences:
- the efp gene encoding elongation factor P — protein: MISTNDFHAGVFIVLDGQIHEVVESQHVKPGKGPAFVRATLRNLATGALYERTFNAGVKIEQAIVERRPGQYLYQSGDTYFVMDNETYEQFPVPREMFGEQIRFLKENMPVDLVLHEGRVLGVHMPNVVELRVVETEPGVRGDTASNATKNARLETGVSVRVPLFVENGDLLKIDTRTGEYISRA
- a CDS encoding transposase codes for the protein MEELQARIAYLHGLANGLERVDGQQTAELMRGILDVLDGIAGELEALREDTSELDEYVQSVDEDLAQVENEFWSTPGGESEAGEEAATSVECPNCGLVLEFQPSDFADEEGRVELICPNCGENIRLERDERQGGARRGAGEAAHEAGGPPGGRDGRDGPAGGGRGGGRARMRAGGQRERASRVTVVEDQRG